The DNA region GGTTCCCGATTATTTTATGCTTTTATGTTGCGGATATAAGGTAGTACAGGATGGAGAAGTTATTACTATCTCATAATTCTTAAAACTGAAATACTTATCATCTTCATTTTTTTCGGCAGGATAGGCTGCAATGATACTATTTGATACTGCATCGAAATTGGTATTGTAAGTAGCATTTGATGCTTGTTTATCTTTTCGTGTTGGATGTTCACAGGTTATCAGATCACTTTTAGAAAGAAAATACTGTTGATAATACGTATCAAAGGCATAGGTTTTAATCCTTCTGTTTTCAAAAGTGTATTTAGGGGGAGCTTCTGTTCGAAACATTTTAGGAAACATTCGGCTTATCTCAATCTCCGAAAAGAACTGGTTAGGTTTACTGTCTGGATTTATCACAGCATTACCAGGTAGCATCCAATATTGTTTCCTTAGCGATTGTTTTTCGCCAACTTTGCTCACCTCCAAAACTTCAACATTATTACAGTGTTTCAATCCTTTATTCGAGAGAACAATTACCAAATCATCTCTTTTTCTTGCTTTTAGCATTTCAATAGAAACGGTCTCAATTCTAAAGATTTTGAAATTAGCGCCATCTTCCTCAATTGCAGCAACCGAATAGGCTCCTTGATAATCGTTCCACGAATACAGTAACGGTATGTTTTGAGAAAACGCTAATGAACTAATCAACATAAATGCACCTAAAAAAAATGTCTTCATCGTCCTGGGTTTTAGTTAGTTTAAAATAACCAATATTTACGAAATATACATTTGTTTTTATTATAACGCTACACATTCAACACAAAATATTAATAGGTTTCTTTGCCGCCAACGGTTGACGGATAGAATAGGGCGTGCGTTTCCCCCAAATAATAAAGGCTAATCCTTCGCTGAAAGCCGAAAGTGTAAGCAGTAGCAAAAAAGAATAGGTAATGGCGAAACAGGCCGAGGCGTTTCATCCTAAATAAATTTAGATAGTCGCGGATGGAGTGTTCTCTTTTTTCGTTCCATAGGTCAAAGTTATAAATCTTGTTTCTAACAAATACTTTGACACTCTTTTTGTAAAATACTATTGAACTTACTCCTACTCTACGAAACATATTGCCGCTCCCTCCGGCTGTTTCCGCACTATAAGAAGAAAAAAATTACTTGAACGTTAAAATCTTAATTGAGATTTCTTTCTGCATTATCGATAACATCACGCCTCTATGCGCAGAGTGTAATTTTACCGGTAAACGCCTGACAAATGTTGCACTTTAGAATCCTAATTTCCCACCAACAAATCAGAACTGCCCGTATTACCATGTTGTTTGCTGTTATGCACAGGTGTCCTTTTCCAAATGATTAATCCAATGCCACTCAAAATAAACGGGATACTCAAAAGTTGACCCATATTTAAAATCATTCCGTTCTCAAAATCAACCTGATTAATCTTTAAAAATTCTAATATAAATCGTGCTCCAAATAACAGAACTAGAAACAATCCAAAAACATAGCCGTTCTGTCTTTTAGTTTTTTGGTTAGAATATATCCTGTATAAAACAAGAAAAATTGTCAAGTATAAGAAAGCTTCATAGAGTTGAGTTGGATGTCTAGGCAATAAATCGACTCTTTGAAAAACGATGCCGTAATTTGAGCCCGTGGGTTCACCAATGATTTCTGAGTTCATGAAATTGCCAAAACGAATAAATGCTCCTGTTACAGGTGTTGCAATTGCAACTTTGTCTAACACCCACAAAAAGTTAGTATGATACTTTTTGCAATACAACACAATGGCAGTCAATACACCTATTGCACCTCCATGGCTTGCTAGACCTTGAAAACCTGTGAATTCGAATCTCCCGCCGGCATCCCATCTAAATGGTAGGATTATTTCCAGTGGTTGTTTGAAATAATACTCTGGCTCATAAAATAAACAATGACCAAATCTTGCACCGACGATTGTCCCAATGAAAATAAAAATAGCTAGTTTTTCCAATTTTTCAATTGGCAAATTCTCTTTGATGTAAATTCGTTTCACAATATAATAGCCCAAAAACAATCCTGTCAAAAACAGAAGGCTGTAATACCGGATAGAAAACACTCCGAATAACTTTATGATCTCAGGGTCGATGTTCCAATTTATAAATACGGTCACCATACTTTATTTAGTTCTGTGTCGCATCTAACCATACACTTGGTGTTTATTTCGGCTAATAGATGCAACACAAACTTAACCCTTTCATCAAAACAACCAAAGCGAAAGGAATAAATAATTCAGGAATGAAGCGGGTTTCAGGTCTTGAGTCTATTTACACCGTTGTGTGGCATTACGGCAACGCCAGAACACGCAAACTAACCCCTCCGTTCTGAGAATAAAGCAGATTAACCTATAATCCTTTCCCTTCGGAATCCTCTAAGGATGGCTTGGATGAATTATATATCAAAATCACTCTATGTATAGATATAATCTTCAAAAAATAAGGATAAATTCACACCGAAATCACAAACCCATTACGTAATGAAAAAATCAACCTTAAAACTAACGCTAATCGGTATGGCGCTTATGACATCGCTATGGTCGTGCGACAGCAAGAAGGAAATTGCATCAACCGATGCCACATTTACAATCGATACTGCCTTAACCGCAGATGAGATCAGTAAAGGAATTCTTTCACCTGAAATCCTTTGGAAATTTGGTCGAGTTGGCTCCCCCGCCCTCTCCCCCGATGGAAAAACCCTTGCCTATACCATATCCTACTACAATCTCAAGGATAACAAGGGCGTTACAAACCTATACGTAATACCCACCTCGGGCGGCAACCCAGTAAAACTTACCGATGCCACTGGTTCCGAATCGAACCCACAGTGGAGTGCCGACGGAAAATCTATCCGATTCCTTTCCACCCGCAGCGGTTCGTCCCAACTTTGGGAAATTACGGCTACTGGCGAAGATCTCAAACAACTTTCTAAAGTAGATGGCGATATCAATGGGTTCAACATCTCTCCATTGGAGGACAAAATCCTTTACGCCATGGATGTGAAGGTGGATATGGCAACCATCGACAAGCACCCCGACATGCCCAAAGCCAACGTGCGCATCATTGAGCAACTCATGTATCGCCACTGGAACTACTGGGAAGATGGCTCCTATAGCCATGTGTTTGTAGCCAACTTCGCAAAGGGAAACATTGGTGAGGCAAAGGACATTAATAAAGATGAGGCATGGGATACGCCAATGGCTACCGACTTCGATATTGCCGAGGTGCAGTGGAGCCCCGATGGAAAGAACATCGTATACGTCTCCAAGAAGTTGATTGGCAAAGAGTATGCTGTGAGCACCAACTCCGATTTATACCTCTATAACCTCGAGAGCGGTGAAACCAAAAACATTACCACGGAGAACATGGGTTACGATCGAAATCCGGCCTACTCTCCCGACGGAAAGTATCTGGCTTGGTGGAGTATGGAAAAAAACGGATACGAATCGGATCAAAAGCGCCTATTCGTTATGGAGTTGACTACCGGTACAAAGACATACCTCACCAATGGCTTCGACCAAAACGTAGAGCAATTCGACTGGGCTCCCAACAGCCAAGATATCTACTTTGCTAGCGGTATAAAAGGAACAGAGCAGCTCTACAAAATTAATGTTGCCTCGAAACAAATAGCCCAAATCACCAAAGGAATGCACAACTACGTATTTGCACAAAAACGTGGAGATGTGCTTCTTGGTGAGAAGATGTCTATGAGCATGGCTCCGGAATTCTTCACTGTAGATGAGGCTACCGGTACCGAAACCCAGCTTACCAAGACCAACGAGCACATTTACCGTCACATCAAGATGGGCAAATCGGTGGAGCGCTGGATTAAGACTACCGATGGAAAGGATATGCTTACCTGGGTAATTCTTCCTCCAAACTTCGATAGCACCAAGGTTTACCCTGCCCTACTCTACTGCCAAGGTGGACCTCAAAGCACCGTTAGCCAAAACTGGAG from Williamwhitmania taraxaci includes:
- the lgt gene encoding prolipoprotein diacylglyceryl transferase — encoded protein: MVTVFINWNIDPEIIKLFGVFSIRYYSLLFLTGLFLGYYIVKRIYIKENLPIEKLEKLAIFIFIGTIVGARFGHCLFYEPEYYFKQPLEIILPFRWDAGGRFEFTGFQGLASHGGAIGVLTAIVLYCKKYHTNFLWVLDKVAIATPVTGAFIRFGNFMNSEIIGEPTGSNYGIVFQRVDLLPRHPTQLYEAFLYLTIFLVLYRIYSNQKTKRQNGYVFGLFLVLLFGARFILEFLKINQVDFENGMILNMGQLLSIPFILSGIGLIIWKRTPVHNSKQHGNTGSSDLLVGN
- a CDS encoding S9 family peptidase, whose product is MKKSTLKLTLIGMALMTSLWSCDSKKEIASTDATFTIDTALTADEISKGILSPEILWKFGRVGSPALSPDGKTLAYTISYYNLKDNKGVTNLYVIPTSGGNPVKLTDATGSESNPQWSADGKSIRFLSTRSGSSQLWEITATGEDLKQLSKVDGDINGFNISPLEDKILYAMDVKVDMATIDKHPDMPKANVRIIEQLMYRHWNYWEDGSYSHVFVANFAKGNIGEAKDINKDEAWDTPMATDFDIAEVQWSPDGKNIVYVSKKLIGKEYAVSTNSDLYLYNLESGETKNITTENMGYDRNPAYSPDGKYLAWWSMEKNGYESDQKRLFVMELTTGTKTYLTNGFDQNVEQFDWAPNSQDIYFASGIKGTEQLYKINVASKQIAQITKGMHNYVFAQKRGDVLLGEKMSMSMAPEFFTVDEATGTETQLTKTNEHIYRHIKMGKSVERWIKTTDGKDMLTWVILPPNFDSTKVYPALLYCQGGPQSTVSQNWSFRWNFQIMAANDYVIVAPNRRGVPSFGKAWNEQISGDYSGQNIKDYLSAIDNVKQEKWVDENRLGCVGASYGGYSVYYLAGTHQKRFKVFIAHNGMFNFESFYAGTEETFFPNNDFGGAYWDKNNKVAQRTYANSPHKLVGNWDTPIMIVVGEMDLRIPYTEGLQAFNAAQLQGVPSKLLVYPTETHFVTKPQNAVIWQREFFSWLDKYLKK